The following proteins come from a genomic window of Musa acuminata AAA Group cultivar baxijiao chromosome BXJ1-7, Cavendish_Baxijiao_AAA, whole genome shotgun sequence:
- the LOC135679780 gene encoding protein S40-1-like encodes MEELCESDVMWPDGDERRPCDAHKACSSSSRARTRTTSAPVAIPRARGAPVVDEERETELVPPHVLASRGRTVGKAAFSLCTGQGRTLKGRDLSHVRNSVLRMTGFLEG; translated from the coding sequence ATGGAGGAGTTGTGTGAGTCGGATGTGATGTGGCCGGACGGAGACGAGCGGCGGCCGTGCGACGCGCATAAAGCTTGCAGCAGCTCGTCGCGCGCTCGGACTCGGACGACGTCCGCGCCGGTGGCTATCCCGAGGGCCAGGGGCGCGCCAGTGGTCGACGAGGAGCGGGAGACGGAGCTGGTGCCGCCGCATGTCCTGGCGTCCCGCGGTAGGACGGTAGGGAAGGCGGCCTTCTCGCTGTGCACGGGGCAGGGGAGGACGCTCAAGGGCCGGGATCTGAGCCACGTCCGGAACTCCGTGCTCCGGATGACCGGCTTCCTCGAGGGATGA
- the LOC135679511 gene encoding uncharacterized protein LOC135679511, with protein MSTEAMDGRMSLFDTVFSFLEEGGGVGGSAEGGCHDGGDGLDSGDDEEGTRHSTAEKKAFWESQQQLLREALSRTSSTEAKLLQRTKDAVTKMQAEGVVCTCSNSMAKECRNCALAYITRQLHQLGYNSALCKSKWTRSPDIPSGEHSYVDVVMETKSGKKGPVRLVIELNFRAEFEMARGSQEYNRLVSFLPEVFVGKSEKLRGVLKIVCAAAKKCMKENKMHMAPWRKHKYMQSKWLGTPERAGPRLMSFPPTVSERQPKRKASMLTFDLHLTAVRVV; from the exons ATGAGCACGGAGGCCATGGATGGTCGGATGAGCCTGTTCGACACGGTGTTCAGTTTtttggaggaaggaggaggagtcgGTGGGAGCGCGGAAGGGGGCTGTCATGATGGTGGTGATGGCTTAGACAGCGGCGACGACGAGGAGGGGACGAGGCACAGCACCGCGGAGAAGAAGGCCTTCTGGGAGTCGCAGCAACAGCTTCTTCGG GAAGCGCTATCTCGGACGAGCTCCACCGAGGCCAAGTTACTGCAGCGCACAAAGGATGCCGTGACCAAGATGCAAGCCGAGGGTGTCGTCTGCACTTGCTCGAATAGCATGGCAAAGGAGTGCCGCAACTGCGCGCTAGCCTACATCACACGACAGCTTCACCAGCTGGGCTACAACAGCGCCTTGTGCAAGTCCAAATGGACGAGGTCGCCGGACATCCCTTCAG GCGAACACAGCTACGTCGACGTGGTGATGGAAACGAAGAGCGGCAAGAAAGGCCCCGTCAGGCTGGTCATCGAGTTAAACTTCCGGGCGGAGTTTGAGATGGCAAGAGGCAGCCAGGAGTACAACCGCCTGGTGAGCTTCCTGCCGGAGGTTTTCGTGGGAAAGTCGGAGAAACTGCGGGGTGTCCTCAAGATCGTGTGCGCGGCGGCGAAGAAGTGCATGAAGGAGAACAAGATGCACATGGCGCCGTGGCGGAAGCACAAGTACATGCAGTCCAAGTGGTTGGGCACGCCGGAGAGGGCAGGCCCGAGGCTGATGTCCTTCCCGCCCACGGTGTCGGAGCGGCAGCCCAAACGCAAGGCCTCCATGTTGACGTTCGACTTGCACCTCACCGCCGTTAGAGTGGTGTGA
- the LOC103992774 gene encoding probable L-type lectin-domain containing receptor kinase VII.2 has product MSKWRRKAKPTLPQRLLVPLLMLIFHFTPSAAIDLLFNGFEASDLDLYANATLEPFPSSAAPVQRRHRRRYLSLTANDTFSLGRALLPSPVTTKSPNSSEALPFATSFLFSIAPVPQALPGHGIAFLFAPEPGTLGATSSQHLGLFNLSTDGDPSDRVLAVEFDVFQNEEFHDINANHIGVDRNSLTSVAAAPAGYWPDDEGGAAASFVGLTLNDGTNYQAWVDYAGGRLNVTMAPVSFGRKPRRPLLSVEIDLSDLFLDKMYVGFCASTGRLVEHHRVLGWSFSNSNFSAADGLITSDLPNFIPPATESDAISRRHLVIGLSVAAIVVLLSILGIWMAIRRRRSRKRSTEEVCEETIEDWESEYWPHRIAYQEIVTATEGFSNSNLIGRGGNGRVYKGVLGGAQVAVKLFSQTNEEEAKHFAAEVSTLGRLKHRNLVGLRGWCRARRTAAAGGGDAMILVYDYMENGSLDQWIFGAGQPLDWGSSVRILRDVAAAALYLHEGWGEAVVLHRDIKASNVMLDGAMTGRLGDFGLARAHQRGRALGTTRVVGSAGYLAPEVVRTGRATTATDVYAFGVLALEVASWRRAAEEGLPPLVAWAREAAAMGGEAAVVDRRVRASERYDEGEAARVVAVGLACTRVAAAARPTMRQVVRMFEAGEDETADGGDDSTSLLLDARLKPAMRSDKAFASAGAQRQPHRHLTFEELRHSISCSTSLSGSDVILEGR; this is encoded by the coding sequence ATGTCGAAGTGGCGCAGGAAAGCCAAACCAACACTGCCCCAACGTCTCCTCGTCCCGCTCCTCATGCTCATCTTCCACTTCACCCCCTCCGCCGCCATCGATCTCCTCTTCAACGGCTTCGAGGCCTCCGACCTCGACCTCTACGCCAACGCCACCCTCGAGCCGTTCCCCTCCTCCGCCGCCCCCGTCCAAcgtcgccaccgccgccgctacCTCTCCCTCACCGCCAACGACACCTTCTCCCTCGGTCGCGCCCTTCTACCCTCCCCCGTCACCACCAAGTCCCCCAACTCCTCCGAGGCGCTGCCCTTCGctacctccttcctcttctccatcGCCCCCGTGCCCCAAGCTCTCCCTGGTCACGGCATCGCCTTCCTCTTCGCCCCCGAACCTGGCACCCTCGGCGCCACGTCTTCCCAGCACCTCGGCCTCTTCAACCTCTCCACCGACGGCGACCCCTCCGACCGCGTACTCGCCGTCGAGTTCGACGTCTTCCAGAACGAGGAGTTCCACGACATCAACGCCAACCACATCGGCGTCGACCGCAACTCCCTTACCTCCGTCGCCGCCGCCCCTGCCGGTTACTGGCCCGACGACGAGGGCGGTGCCGCTGCCTCCTTCGTCGGACTCACCCTGAACGACGGGACCAACTACCAGGCTTGGGTCGACTACGCAGGCGGCCGGCTCAATGTCACCATGGCCCCGGTCTCGTTCGGTCGGAAGCCGCGCCGCCCCCTCCTCTCCGTTGAGATCGACCTCTCCGACCTCTTCCTCGACAAGATGTACGTCGGGTTCTGCGCCTCCACCGGGCGATTGGTGGAGCACCACCGCGTCCTCGGCTGGAGCTTCAGCAACTCCAACTTCTCCGCCGCAGACGGCCTAATCACCTCCGATCTCCCCAATTTCATCCCGCCGGCGACCGAATCCGATGCGATTTCGAGAAGGCACCTCGTCATCGGCCTCTCCGTGGCTGCGATCGTCGTTCTGCTCTCGATCTTGGGGATATGGATGGCGATCCGTCGCAGGAGAAGTAGGAAACGAAGCACGGAAGAGGTATGCGAGGAGACGATCGAGGACTGGGAATCCGAGTATTGGCCGCATCGAATTGCTTACCAGGAGATCGTCACCGCCACGGAGGGTTTCTCCAACAGCAACCTAATCGGCCGCGGCGGCAATGGGAGGGTCTACAAAGGAGTTCTCGGCGGCGCACAGGTGGCCGTGAAGCTCTTCTCTCAGACCAACGAGGAGGAGGCGAAGCATTTCGCAGCGGAGGTCTCGACCCTCGGCCGGCTGAAGCACCGGAACCTGGTCGGCCTCCGCGGATGGTGCCGGGCACGACGAACGGCCGCTGCCGGTGGCGGCGACGCGATGATCCTGGTGTACGACTACATGGAGAACGGGAGCCTGGACCAATGGATCTTCGGCGCCGGTCAGCCGCTGGATTGGGGATCGAGTGTGAGGATCCTCCGGGatgtggcggcggcggcgctaTACCTGCACGAGGGTTGGGGCGAGGCGGTGGTGCTCCACCGCGACATCAAGGCAAGTAACGTGATGCTGGACGGGGCGATGACCGGCCGTTTAGGGGACTTCGGCCTGGCGCGGGCCCACCAGCGGGGGCGGGCGCTGGGGACCACCCGGGTGGTGGGTTCGGCGGGTTACCTTGCGCCGGAGGTGGTGCGGACCGGCCGGGCGACGACGGCGACGGACGTGTACGCCTTCGGAGTGCTGGCGCTGGAGGTGGCGAGCTGGCGGCGGGCAGCGGAGGAGGGGCTGCCGCCGCTGGTGGCCTGGGCGAGGGAGGCCGCCGCGATGGGCGGGGAGGCGGCTGTGGTGGACCGGAGGGTGAGGGCGTCGGAGCGGTACGACGAGGGGGAGGCGGCGCGGGTGGTGGCGGTGGGGCTGGCGTGCACGCGCGTCGCCGCGGCTGCGCGGCCCACGATGAGACAAGTGGTGCGGATGTTCGAAGCCGGCGAGGACGAAACGGCTGACGGCGGGGACGACTCGACGTCCTTGCTGCTGGACGCCAGACTGAAGCCGGCGATGCGGTCCGACAAGGCGTTTGCCTCCGCAGGGGCCCAACGGCAGCCGCACCGCCATCTCACGTTCGAGGAGCTGCGGCACTCGATTTCCTGTTCGACGTCGCTCTCCGGATCCGACGTCATCTTAGAGGGACGCTAA